A single genomic interval of Bacillus smithii harbors:
- the rplA gene encoding 50S ribosomal protein L1: protein MAKKGKKYLEALKLVDRSKAYSIEEAIDLVKKTNYTKFDATVEAAFRLGVDPKKADQQIRGAVVLPNGTGKTAKVLVFAKGEKAKEAEAAGADYVGDTEYINKISEGWFDFDVIVATPDMMGEVGKLGRILGPKGLMPNPKTGTVTFDVTKAVQEIKAGKVEYRVDKAGNIHVPIGKVSFDNEKLVENFETIFETLLKAKPAAAKGTYMKNVSVTSTMGPGIKVDPASVAVKSN from the coding sequence ATGGCTAAAAAAGGAAAGAAATATTTAGAGGCTCTTAAGCTTGTTGATCGTTCGAAAGCTTATTCTATTGAAGAAGCAATTGATTTAGTAAAGAAAACGAACTATACCAAATTCGACGCTACGGTTGAAGCTGCTTTCCGTCTTGGCGTTGATCCGAAGAAAGCGGACCAACAAATTCGCGGAGCTGTTGTTCTTCCGAATGGAACTGGTAAAACAGCGAAAGTTCTTGTGTTTGCGAAAGGTGAAAAAGCAAAAGAAGCGGAAGCGGCAGGCGCAGACTACGTTGGCGATACAGAATATATCAACAAAATCAGCGAAGGCTGGTTTGACTTTGACGTGATTGTGGCAACCCCGGACATGATGGGTGAAGTTGGTAAACTAGGTCGTATTTTAGGTCCTAAAGGTTTAATGCCAAACCCTAAAACCGGCACTGTTACTTTTGATGTAACGAAAGCAGTTCAAGAAATTAAAGCCGGTAAAGTAGAATACCGTGTAGATAAAGCTGGAAACATTCATGTTCCTATAGGCAAGGTTTCATTTGATAATGAAAAACTGGTTGAAAATTTTGAAACGATCTTTGAAACTTTATTAAAAGCAAAACCAGCTGCTGCTAAAGGAACGTACATGAAAAATGTTTCCGTTACTTCTACAATGGGACCTGGAATTAAAGTAGATCCAGCTTCCGTTGCTGTAAAATCAAATTGA
- the ispF gene encoding 2-C-methyl-D-erythritol 2,4-cyclodiphosphate synthase: MFRVGQGFDVHQLVENRPLIIGGVAIPYEKGLLGHSDADVLLHAIADACLGAIGEGDIGSHFPDTDPAFKDANSSFLLSHVWKLVKEKGFRLGNVDGTIIAQKPKMAPYIEQMRQKIAELLEADIRQVNVKATTTEKLGFPGREEGIASLAVVLIEKERE; the protein is encoded by the coding sequence ATGTTTCGAGTGGGACAAGGATTTGATGTTCATCAATTGGTGGAAAACAGGCCTTTGATTATAGGCGGAGTTGCGATTCCCTATGAGAAAGGATTGCTGGGCCATTCAGATGCGGATGTATTGCTGCATGCCATCGCTGATGCTTGTTTGGGCGCTATTGGGGAAGGAGATATCGGATCCCATTTTCCTGATACCGACCCTGCTTTTAAAGATGCCAATTCTTCCTTTTTGCTTTCTCATGTGTGGAAATTAGTGAAGGAAAAAGGCTTTCGATTGGGCAATGTCGATGGCACCATCATCGCCCAAAAGCCTAAAATGGCGCCTTATATTGAACAAATGCGGCAAAAAATCGCGGAACTTTTAGAAGCAGACATTCGCCAGGTCAATGTCAAAGCCACGACGACCGAAAAGCTGGGCTTCCCCGGAAGAGAAGAAGGGATCGCTTCTTTGGCCGTAGTCCTTATTGAGAAAGAAAGAGAATAA
- a CDS encoding NYN domain-containing protein, producing the protein MNILLVDGYNIIGAWPELQELKKKDLAAARDRLIEKMAEYQGYSGFKVIVVFDAHYVKGIEKRYQNYQVEVVFTRENESADEWIEKKAIELTNIRNQVYVATSDYTEQWAVFGQGALRISARELLIEMKEIEKKIKKKVKKTQEAKSVSKIFLSDEVAEIFEKWRRGQK; encoded by the coding sequence ATGAACATCCTATTAGTCGACGGCTACAATATTATCGGAGCCTGGCCGGAACTTCAGGAATTGAAGAAAAAAGATTTAGCGGCAGCAAGGGACCGTTTAATTGAAAAAATGGCAGAATATCAAGGATACAGCGGATTTAAAGTGATCGTCGTGTTTGATGCCCACTATGTAAAGGGGATTGAAAAAAGATATCAAAATTATCAAGTCGAAGTCGTCTTTACGAGAGAAAATGAATCTGCCGATGAATGGATTGAAAAAAAGGCGATTGAATTGACGAATATTCGCAATCAAGTATATGTAGCAACATCCGATTATACGGAACAATGGGCCGTTTTCGGGCAAGGGGCGCTTCGTATTTCAGCACGGGAATTGCTGATCGAGATGAAAGAAATCGAGAAAAAAATAAAAAAGAAAGTGAAGAAAACGCAAGAAGCGAAATCTGTTTCAAAAATCTTTCTTAGTGACGAAGTGGCGGAAATTTTTGAAAAATGGCGCCGTGGTCAAAAATGA
- the epsC gene encoding serine O-acetyltransferase EpsC, with product MFKTLKEDIEVVFEQDPAARSYLEVILTYSGLHAIWAHRIAHALFKRKFYFLARVISQVSRFFTGIEIHPGAKIGRKLFIDHGMGVVIGETCEIGDNVTLYQGVTLGGTGKEKGKRHPTVKDNALIATGAKVLGSITIGENSKIGAGSVVLKDVPPNSTVVGIPGRIVVQNGKKIKKDLNHRDLPDPIADRLREMEQEIKRLREEIENLRKGEKENVNSTL from the coding sequence ATGTTTAAAACATTAAAAGAAGATATTGAAGTGGTTTTCGAACAAGATCCAGCTGCAAGAAGCTATCTTGAAGTCATTTTGACTTATTCAGGACTGCACGCCATTTGGGCTCATAGAATTGCCCATGCTTTGTTCAAAAGAAAGTTTTACTTTCTAGCCCGGGTTATTTCACAAGTGAGTCGGTTTTTTACTGGTATTGAAATTCATCCGGGAGCAAAAATTGGCCGCAAATTATTTATCGATCATGGAATGGGAGTTGTGATTGGAGAAACTTGCGAAATCGGGGATAATGTAACCCTTTATCAAGGGGTTACACTTGGTGGCACAGGCAAGGAAAAAGGAAAACGCCATCCAACCGTCAAAGATAATGCGCTGATTGCAACGGGTGCAAAAGTGCTTGGTTCTATTACAATTGGAGAGAATTCAAAAATAGGGGCTGGTTCGGTTGTTTTAAAGGATGTTCCCCCGAATTCTACGGTTGTTGGCATTCCCGGAAGAATTGTCGTACAAAATGGGAAAAAAATCAAAAAGGATTTAAATCACCGCGACTTGCCGGATCCGATTGCAGATCGTTTACGTGAAATGGAACAGGAAATAAAAAGACTTCGAGAGGAAATCGAAAACTTGCGGAAAGGGGAAAAAGAAAATGTCAATTCAACTTTATAA
- the cysS gene encoding cysteine--tRNA ligase, which yields MSIQLYNTLTRRKEPFVPLEKGKVKMYVCGPTVYNYIHIGNARPAIVFDTVRRYLEFRGYDVQYVSNFTDVDDKLIRAARELGEDVPTLANRFINAYFEDIEALGCKRADIHPRVTENMGIIIEFIRTLESKGYAYEVDGDVYFRTRKFKDYGKLSHQSIDELKVGARIEVGEKKEDALDFALWKAAKEGEIAWNSPWGKGRPGWHIECSAMARHYLGDTIDIHAGGQDLTFPHHENEIAQSEALSGKTFARYWMHNGYININNEKMSKSLGNFVLVHDIIQKHDPDALRFFMLSVHYRHPINYSEELLENAKTSLERLKTSYQNLKHRKEASTNLTENDREWLEKIQQLHEEFIKEMDDDFNTANGISVLFELSRQANYYLMEKITSEKVISAFMKEFEDLFSVLGLKLEVNEWLDEEIEQLIEKRNQARKERNFQLADEIRDQLKNMNIILEDTPQGTRWKRG from the coding sequence ATGTCAATTCAACTTTATAATACGCTTACTAGGCGCAAGGAGCCTTTCGTTCCCCTGGAAAAAGGGAAAGTGAAAATGTATGTATGCGGCCCGACTGTATACAATTATATTCATATTGGAAACGCCCGCCCCGCCATCGTCTTTGATACAGTGCGAAGATATTTGGAATTTCGCGGATATGATGTTCAATACGTTTCCAATTTCACGGACGTGGACGATAAACTGATACGAGCCGCAAGAGAACTGGGAGAGGATGTCCCGACACTTGCCAATCGGTTTATCAACGCTTATTTTGAGGATATAGAAGCTCTCGGCTGCAAACGAGCGGACATTCATCCAAGGGTTACGGAAAATATGGGGATTATTATCGAGTTTATTCGCACGTTGGAAAGCAAAGGTTACGCCTATGAAGTTGACGGAGATGTGTATTTTCGGACGAGAAAATTTAAAGACTATGGGAAGCTTTCCCATCAATCTATAGATGAATTAAAAGTGGGAGCTCGAATCGAGGTTGGCGAGAAAAAAGAGGACGCTCTAGATTTTGCGTTATGGAAAGCAGCAAAGGAAGGCGAAATTGCTTGGAACAGCCCGTGGGGAAAAGGACGCCCCGGCTGGCATATTGAATGCTCGGCGATGGCTCGCCATTATTTAGGAGATACTATTGATATTCATGCGGGCGGGCAAGATTTAACGTTCCCTCACCACGAAAACGAAATTGCTCAATCAGAAGCTCTTTCCGGCAAGACATTTGCTCGTTATTGGATGCATAACGGTTATATTAATATTAATAATGAGAAGATGTCCAAGTCGCTAGGAAATTTCGTTTTGGTCCATGATATTATTCAAAAGCATGATCCCGACGCATTGAGGTTTTTTATGCTGTCTGTCCATTACCGCCATCCGATCAATTACAGCGAAGAATTGCTGGAAAACGCTAAAACATCGCTGGAACGGTTGAAAACTTCTTACCAAAATTTAAAACACCGGAAAGAAGCAAGTACAAATTTGACAGAAAATGACAGAGAATGGCTGGAAAAGATTCAACAGCTTCATGAAGAGTTTATAAAGGAAATGGATGATGATTTCAATACGGCAAACGGCATTTCCGTTTTGTTTGAATTGTCTCGTCAAGCTAATTATTATTTGATGGAGAAGATTACGTCTGAAAAAGTCATTTCCGCTTTTATGAAAGAATTTGAAGATCTTTTTTCCGTCTTGGGATTGAAGCTGGAAGTGAATGAGTGGCTGGATGAAGAGATCGAGCAGCTGATTGAAAAGCGGAACCAAGCACGCAAGGAGCGCAATTTTCAGCTGGCGGATGAAATTAGGGATCAATTAAAGAATATGAATATTATTTTGGAAGATACGCCGCAAGGGACGAGATGGAAAAGAGGATAA
- the rpmG gene encoding 50S ribosomal protein L33 — translation MRKKVVLACSKCGSRNYSVNGSNSAQRLEVKKFCKYCNQHTIHKETK, via the coding sequence ATGAGAAAAAAAGTCGTTTTAGCTTGCTCAAAATGCGGTTCAAGAAATTATTCTGTTAACGGGAGCAACTCGGCTCAGCGTTTAGAAGTGAAAAAGTTTTGCAAATATTGCAATCAACATACGATTCATAAGGAGACGAAATAA
- the ispD gene encoding 2-C-methyl-D-erythritol 4-phosphate cytidylyltransferase: MNYQVVIPAAGQGKRMKAKKNKLLMELRGLPVIIHTLKVFESDPWCEGIILVAKQQEKDIFLTLVKQYRITKVQSITTGGRERQHSVQKGLKMLKNCNVVLVHDGARPFITIKVIHKLVDQLTEFPAAIAAVPVKDTIKKGTGGLVTETIDRSSLWSVQTPQAFRVPVLLKAHNAAERDSFLGTDDSSLVERLGIPVQIVEGDYDNIKLTTPEDLLFAEAILNKRMNEQ; the protein is encoded by the coding sequence ATGAATTATCAGGTAGTAATCCCGGCAGCTGGGCAAGGGAAGCGGATGAAAGCTAAAAAGAACAAATTATTGATGGAATTGCGCGGCTTGCCAGTGATTATTCATACTTTAAAGGTTTTTGAAAGTGATCCTTGGTGTGAAGGGATTATCTTAGTAGCCAAACAACAAGAAAAAGATATCTTTTTAACTTTGGTGAAACAATACAGAATTACGAAAGTTCAGTCTATCACTACGGGCGGGCGAGAGCGTCAGCACAGTGTTCAAAAAGGATTGAAAATGTTAAAAAATTGCAACGTGGTACTTGTCCATGATGGAGCCCGTCCTTTTATCACGATAAAGGTGATTCATAAACTCGTTGATCAGTTAACGGAATTTCCTGCCGCAATTGCAGCTGTTCCCGTGAAAGATACGATCAAAAAAGGGACGGGTGGTTTGGTAACGGAAACGATTGATCGCTCAAGCTTGTGGTCAGTACAAACGCCACAAGCTTTTCGTGTGCCCGTATTGTTAAAAGCGCACAATGCTGCGGAGCGTGACTCTTTTTTAGGGACGGACGATTCCTCTTTAGTTGAAAGGCTTGGGATTCCTGTTCAAATTGTAGAGGGGGATTATGATAATATTAAATTGACGACGCCAGAAGATTTACTGTTTGCTGAGGCTATTTTAAACAAACGTATGAATGAACAATGA
- the rplK gene encoding 50S ribosomal protein L11, whose amino-acid sequence MAKKVIKVVKLQIPAGKANPAPPVGPALGQAGVNIMGFCKEFNARTADQAGLIIPVEITVFEDRSFTFITKTPPAAVLLKKAAGIESGSGEPNRNKVATIKRDKVREIAELKMPDLNAASVEAAMRMVEGTARSMGIVIED is encoded by the coding sequence GTGGCTAAAAAAGTAATCAAAGTAGTTAAATTGCAAATCCCTGCAGGTAAAGCAAATCCTGCTCCGCCAGTAGGTCCTGCGCTTGGTCAAGCTGGTGTCAATATCATGGGATTCTGTAAGGAATTTAATGCTCGTACAGCAGACCAAGCAGGTTTAATCATTCCGGTTGAAATTACGGTTTTTGAGGACCGTTCATTTACATTCATCACCAAAACACCGCCTGCTGCCGTATTGCTTAAAAAAGCAGCCGGTATCGAATCTGGTTCTGGTGAGCCAAACCGCAACAAAGTAGCAACAATTAAACGCGACAAAGTACGCGAAATCGCTGAATTGAAAATGCCGGACCTTAATGCAGCCAGCGTGGAAGCTGCTATGCGAATGGTTGAAGGTACTGCACGCAGCATGGGCATTGTGATTGAAGACTAA
- the sigH gene encoding RNA polymerase sporulation sigma factor SigH: MDDEEIIELVHQGNSEALDFLIHKYKNFVRAKARSYFLIGADKEDIVQEGMIGLYKAIRDYKEDKLTTFKAFAELCITRQIITAIKTATRQKHIPLNSYVSLDKPIYDEESDRTLMDVISGTKMLDPEELLINREEFDSIEEKMNELLSDLERKVLALYLDGQSYQEISEELNRHVKSIDNALQRVKRKLERYLEIKQLSI, from the coding sequence ATGGATGACGAAGAAATTATCGAATTGGTTCATCAAGGGAATAGTGAAGCATTGGATTTTCTGATTCACAAGTACAAAAACTTTGTAAGGGCCAAAGCTCGTTCTTATTTCCTGATTGGCGCCGATAAGGAAGATATTGTTCAGGAGGGAATGATTGGCCTTTACAAAGCCATCCGTGATTATAAAGAGGACAAGCTTACAACCTTTAAAGCTTTTGCGGAGCTTTGCATTACAAGACAAATTATAACCGCTATTAAAACAGCTACGAGGCAAAAACATATACCTTTAAATTCTTATGTATCACTTGATAAACCGATTTATGACGAAGAATCAGACCGGACGCTTATGGACGTCATTTCGGGGACAAAAATGCTTGATCCGGAAGAGCTGTTAATCAACAGAGAAGAATTTGACAGCATCGAGGAAAAAATGAATGAGCTATTGAGCGATCTTGAAAGAAAGGTATTGGCACTGTATTTGGACGGTCAGTCTTATCAAGAGATTTCCGAAGAGCTGAACCGCCACGTCAAATCGATTGATAATGCTTTACAAAGGGTAAAAAGAAAACTTGAGCGCTATCTTGAAATAAAACAATTATCTATTTAA
- the secE gene encoding preprotein translocase subunit SecE, producing MSRIAQFFRNVTSEMRKVSWPNRKELTNYTITVIATVAFLAVFFAVVDLGISSIVRWILK from the coding sequence ATGTCACGTATTGCCCAATTTTTCCGTAACGTCACGTCTGAGATGAGAAAGGTCAGCTGGCCTAATCGGAAAGAATTAACGAACTACACCATAACAGTTATCGCGACCGTCGCGTTTTTGGCCGTTTTTTTCGCGGTCGTGGACTTGGGAATTTCTTCGATCGTTCGCTGGATATTAAAATGA
- a CDS encoding Mini-ribonuclease 3, whose product MMEFEQMEDAEQLNGLALAYMGDAIYEVYVRRHLLVNGYVKPNRLHKAATHYVSAKAQAMILKKLIDDHVLSETELSIVKRGRNAKSGTVPKNTDVQTYRYSTAFEALIGYLFLTGQSSRLNDIIDQSLQIPTD is encoded by the coding sequence ATGATGGAATTTGAACAAATGGAGGACGCTGAACAATTAAATGGACTGGCGCTGGCTTATATGGGCGACGCGATCTATGAAGTATATGTTCGCCGACATCTTTTAGTAAACGGATATGTAAAACCGAATCGTCTGCACAAAGCTGCCACTCATTATGTTTCAGCCAAAGCGCAGGCTATGATTTTGAAAAAATTGATCGATGATCACGTTCTTTCCGAAACGGAGTTGTCTATAGTAAAAAGGGGAAGAAATGCAAAATCCGGCACGGTTCCGAAAAATACCGATGTGCAAACCTATCGCTACAGCACTGCTTTTGAAGCACTGATCGGCTATTTGTTTTTAACGGGGCAGTCATCCCGATTGAATGACATCATCGATCAATCTTTGCAAATACCAACAGATTAA
- the gltX gene encoding glutamate--tRNA ligase: MASEIRVRYAPSPTGHLHIGNARTALFNYLFARSQGGKFIIRIEDTDQKRNIEGGEQSQLKYLKWLGMDWDEGVDVGGPYEPYRQSERTEIYKKYYEDLLDRGLAYKCYCTEEELEAERKAQLARGETPRYSGKCRHLTKEQQKALEAEGRQPSIRFRVPEGKVYEFDDIVKNHVSFESDDIGDFVIVKKDGMPTYNFAVTIDDHLMGMTHVLRGDDHISNTPKQLMIYEAFGWEPPKFGHMTLIVNKNHKKLSKRDESIIQFIEQYEELGYLPEALFNFIALLGWSPKGEEEIFSREEFIQIFDPNRLSKSPAVFDKQKLMWMNNQYMKQLDLDKVVELALPHLIKAGRVSKTLSPEEKQWVRKLIALYQEQMSYGAEIVELSELFFKEKIEYNEEAKAVLSEEQVPEVLGTFLNKVRELDVFEAAEIKKAIKAVQKETGHKGKKLYMPIRVAVTGQMHGPELPNTLELLGKDKVAERIENLLR; encoded by the coding sequence ATGGCTAGTGAAATACGTGTGCGATATGCGCCAAGCCCGACAGGACATTTGCATATTGGAAATGCACGCACGGCATTGTTTAATTATTTATTCGCCAGAAGCCAAGGCGGAAAATTTATTATCCGGATTGAAGATACCGACCAAAAGCGGAATATAGAAGGCGGTGAACAAAGCCAACTTAAATACCTAAAATGGCTCGGAATGGATTGGGATGAAGGTGTAGATGTTGGCGGCCCATATGAACCATACCGTCAGTCGGAACGTACGGAAATTTACAAAAAATATTATGAAGACCTTTTAGACAGAGGCCTTGCTTATAAATGTTATTGTACGGAAGAAGAGTTGGAAGCGGAGCGGAAAGCGCAGCTTGCACGGGGAGAAACGCCCCGCTATTCGGGCAAATGCCGCCATTTAACAAAAGAACAGCAGAAAGCTCTGGAAGCGGAAGGGCGTCAACCCAGCATTCGTTTTCGCGTGCCGGAAGGGAAAGTATACGAATTCGATGATATTGTCAAAAATCATGTGTCTTTTGAATCAGACGATATCGGCGATTTTGTCATCGTAAAAAAAGACGGCATGCCGACATATAATTTTGCTGTGACGATCGATGACCATTTAATGGGTATGACTCATGTCCTTCGCGGTGATGACCATATTTCAAATACACCTAAACAATTAATGATATACGAAGCTTTTGGCTGGGAACCGCCTAAATTTGGACATATGACGTTAATTGTAAATAAAAATCACAAAAAATTGAGCAAACGGGATGAATCTATTATCCAGTTTATCGAACAATATGAAGAACTTGGCTATCTGCCGGAAGCACTGTTTAATTTTATTGCATTATTGGGATGGTCCCCAAAAGGGGAAGAAGAAATTTTCTCAAGGGAAGAATTCATTCAAATTTTTGATCCCAATCGTCTTTCCAAATCACCAGCTGTTTTTGACAAGCAAAAGCTTATGTGGATGAATAACCAATATATGAAACAGTTGGATTTGGACAAGGTAGTGGAGCTGGCGCTTCCGCATCTGATAAAAGCGGGGCGTGTTTCGAAAACATTGTCCCCTGAGGAAAAACAATGGGTGAGAAAATTAATCGCTCTTTATCAGGAACAAATGAGTTATGGAGCGGAAATTGTAGAGCTATCCGAGTTGTTCTTTAAAGAAAAAATTGAGTATAATGAAGAAGCAAAAGCTGTTCTCTCCGAAGAACAGGTGCCGGAAGTCCTTGGGACCTTCTTGAATAAAGTTCGAGAACTGGATGTGTTTGAAGCAGCTGAGATTAAAAAGGCCATTAAAGCCGTTCAAAAAGAGACAGGCCATAAAGGGAAAAAGCTGTATATGCCGATTCGGGTAGCTGTTACGGGGCAAATGCACGGCCCTGAACTTCCGAACACTCTTGAACTTCTCGGAAAAGACAAAGTGGCAGAAAGAATTGAAAACCTTCTTCGTTAA
- a CDS encoding PIN/TRAM domain-containing protein produces the protein MLRRIVQAIFIILGGTLGLFVLPELFHLLKLPEARLLYNPYTTTVLGAIIFYLLTFWAVDYVVNFVKWIEDRLVKMPVVDMISGCVGLIVGLIVAYLLGIPLNKIEIPIINTVAPIFLTLLLGYLGFQVGFKKRDEIKALFTSNRVSRRKESEPESPERKTFKILDTSVIIDGRIADICQTGFLEGVIVIPQFVLEELQHIADSSDALKRNRGRRGLDILNRIQKELPIEVQIYEGDFEDIQEVDSKLVKLAKVMNGVVVTNDYNLNKVCEFQKVPVLNINDLANAVKPIVLPGEEINVQVIKDGKEHNQGVAYLDDGTMIVVEEGKDFIGKQIDVLVTSVLQTSAGRMIFAKPKLLEKAL, from the coding sequence ATGCTAAGACGTATTGTGCAAGCCATTTTTATCATTTTGGGTGGAACATTAGGTCTGTTTGTTTTGCCGGAATTATTTCATTTATTGAAATTGCCTGAGGCAAGATTATTGTACAATCCATACACAACTACTGTTTTAGGAGCCATTATATTTTATTTATTGACTTTCTGGGCTGTGGATTATGTTGTGAATTTTGTAAAATGGATCGAAGACCGGTTGGTTAAAATGCCGGTTGTGGATATGATATCAGGATGTGTTGGGCTGATTGTGGGGTTGATTGTCGCTTATTTATTAGGGATCCCGCTCAACAAAATTGAAATTCCCATCATTAATACAGTTGCCCCGATTTTTTTGACTTTGCTTTTAGGGTATTTAGGTTTTCAAGTGGGTTTTAAGAAAAGAGATGAAATCAAAGCATTATTTACGTCGAATAGAGTAAGCAGAAGAAAGGAAAGCGAGCCTGAATCGCCTGAACGGAAAACATTTAAAATTTTGGATACGAGTGTCATCATTGATGGCAGAATTGCGGATATTTGCCAGACTGGATTTTTGGAAGGTGTGATCGTGATCCCTCAATTTGTTCTCGAAGAGCTTCAGCATATCGCGGACTCGTCCGATGCGTTAAAAAGAAATCGGGGGCGGAGAGGCCTTGATATTTTAAATCGAATTCAAAAAGAACTTCCCATTGAAGTTCAAATTTACGAAGGAGATTTTGAAGACATCCAAGAGGTGGACAGCAAGCTTGTAAAACTAGCAAAAGTAATGAACGGAGTCGTTGTGACAAATGATTATAATTTGAACAAAGTTTGCGAATTCCAAAAAGTTCCGGTTTTAAATATCAATGATTTAGCGAATGCTGTGAAACCGATTGTCCTTCCGGGAGAGGAAATAAATGTTCAAGTCATTAAAGATGGAAAAGAACATAATCAAGGTGTCGCCTATTTAGATGATGGAACAATGATTGTTGTGGAAGAAGGAAAAGATTTTATCGGAAAACAAATTGACGTTCTCGTCACAAGCGTATTACAAACTTCTGCAGGACGAATGATATTTGCTAAGCCAAAATTGTTAGAAAAAGCATTATAA
- the rlmB gene encoding 23S rRNA (guanosine(2251)-2'-O)-methyltransferase RlmB has protein sequence MDKELIAGRNTVLEALRSKREINKIWIADGAQKGSMTPIIKEAKKANILVQFVPKQKIDQLVNENHQGVVAQVAAYKYADIDKLFQVAAERKETPFLLILDEIEDPHNLGSIMRTADAVGVHGIIIPKRRAVGLTTAVAKASTGAIEYIPVARVTNLARTVDELKERGLWIAGTDAQGNEDYRSLDGKLPLGLIIGSEGRGMSRLLKEKCDFLYRLPMRGHVTSLNASVAAGLLMYEIFRNRYPLGD, from the coding sequence TTGGATAAGGAATTAATTGCCGGCAGGAACACTGTGTTGGAAGCCCTTCGATCCAAGCGGGAGATCAATAAAATATGGATTGCGGATGGTGCTCAAAAAGGATCTATGACGCCGATCATTAAAGAAGCAAAAAAGGCGAACATTCTCGTTCAATTTGTCCCGAAACAAAAGATTGATCAACTAGTGAACGAAAACCATCAAGGTGTTGTCGCACAAGTGGCAGCATACAAGTATGCAGATATAGATAAATTGTTTCAAGTGGCCGCTGAAAGAAAGGAAACGCCTTTTCTTTTAATTTTAGATGAAATCGAAGATCCGCATAATTTAGGCTCTATCATGAGAACGGCCGATGCTGTCGGTGTCCATGGAATTATCATTCCGAAACGAAGAGCGGTAGGACTGACGACGGCGGTAGCGAAAGCTTCCACCGGTGCCATAGAATATATCCCTGTTGCCCGCGTTACGAACTTGGCCCGGACAGTGGACGAGCTTAAAGAGAGAGGCCTTTGGATTGCGGGGACAGATGCTCAAGGCAATGAGGATTATCGAAGTCTTGACGGAAAGCTTCCGCTTGGTTTAATTATTGGCAGTGAAGGGCGAGGAATGAGCAGGCTGTTAAAAGAAAAATGCGATTTTCTCTATCGACTTCCGATGAGAGGCCATGTAACCTCATTAAACGCATCGGTTGCAGCCGGATTGCTCATGTATGAGATTTTTAGAAATCGTTATCCTTTAGGGGATTAA
- the nusG gene encoding transcription termination/antitermination protein NusG encodes MEKNWYVVHTYSGYENKVKANLEKRVESMGMQDKIFRVIVPEEEETDVKNGKKKVVKRKVFPGYVLVELVMTDDSWYVVRNTPGVTGFVGSSGSGSKPTPLLPEEVEAILKQMGIEEKRLDVHFEIGEVVTVKEGPFANFAGTIEEIDYDKGKLKVLVNMFGRETPIELDFDQVEK; translated from the coding sequence ATGGAGAAAAATTGGTATGTAGTACACACGTATTCAGGCTACGAAAATAAAGTAAAAGCAAATTTAGAAAAAAGAGTTGAATCAATGGGAATGCAAGACAAAATTTTCCGTGTGATTGTGCCGGAGGAAGAGGAAACGGATGTAAAAAACGGGAAAAAGAAAGTAGTAAAAAGAAAAGTTTTCCCCGGTTATGTACTGGTGGAGCTGGTCATGACTGACGATTCTTGGTATGTAGTACGAAATACTCCTGGTGTCACCGGTTTTGTCGGATCTTCTGGTTCTGGATCCAAGCCGACTCCTCTTTTGCCGGAAGAAGTAGAGGCCATTTTAAAACAAATGGGCATTGAGGAAAAACGGCTTGACGTTCACTTTGAAATTGGTGAAGTGGTAACGGTGAAAGAAGGTCCGTTTGCGAATTTTGCCGGAACCATTGAAGAAATTGACTATGACAAAGGAAAGTTGAAAGTTCTGGTAAATATGTTTGGTCGGGAGACGCCAATTGAACTTGATTTTGATCAAGTCGAGAAATAA